CTCCGGTACGCGAAGACCCACGCGTCGGGCCAGTACCTGAGCCTGCTCCGGTCGAACACGGCCCGCGCCTTCCAGGTGGGACGGTCCGAGCTGTTCGGGCTCGGGGTGGACTATCCCATCACGCTTCCCGCCAGGATCGAGGCCGTCTCCGGGGACGACATCCGGCGCATCGGGATGCGGTACTTCGACCGGGACGAGTTCACGCATCGCCCCTACGCGATCGCGGAGACAAGACCTGGGGGCTGGTGACGCGCCGGTAACGGCGCGTGAACCGGTCACCGTCATCGCGACGGTCCGGGACGAGGTCGACTCGATCGACCGGCTCCTGGACTCCCTCCTGAGCGGTACCCGCCCGCCCGACGAGATCGTGATCGCCGACGGCGGATCCCGAGACGGGACCGTCGAGCGCCTGCGGGAGCGCGCGATGAGCGAGGCGCGGATCCGGTTCCTGTCGGTTCCGGGGAATCGCTCCGTGGGACGCAATGCCGCCGTGCGCGCGGGTGTGGGTACGGTGATCGCGTGCACCGACGCCGGCGTGGACGTCGACCGCGAGTGGCTCGAGCGGATCACGCGCCCCTTCGAGGCCGACCCGCGCGTGGACGTCGTGGCCGGGTTCTACCGCGCCGCCGGCGAGACTCCGTTCGAGCGAGCGGCCGGCGTCGTCTCCGCCCCCTCGCTCGAGGAGATCGACCTCGACCGCTTCCTTCCGTCGACCCGGTCCGTCGCGTTTCGCCGCGCCGCGTTCGAGC
The window above is part of the Candidatus Eisenbacteria bacterium genome. Proteins encoded here:
- a CDS encoding glycosyltransferase, translated to MDSLLSGTRPPDEIVIADGGSRDGTVERLRERAMSEARIRFLSVPGNRSVGRNAAVRAGVGTVIACTDAGVDVDREWLERITRPFEADPRVDVVAGFYRAAGETPFERAAGVVSAPSLEEIDLDRFLPSTRSVAFRRAAFERVGGFDERLWHNEDTPFALALKEAGCVFAFAPDAVVRWRPRGTLRAFVHQHRRFGIGDGESRVQGWFYRTLAMKYAMGLALLVAGFWFRPAWWVFGLGVALFVVSQARRGVGRIPATEAFFLVPALKVAYD